One Pseudalkalibacillus hwajinpoensis genomic window, AAGGCTACACCCCAGACAGCACAAAGAACTAATAAAATAATAAGAAGGCGAATATTTTTATTTCTCATGGTTGTCCATCTCCCCATGTTCTACCGTTTTTTCTTTTCTCTTTAACATATACAAGAAAAACCCAAATAAACCAAACACTACAAAAAATAGCCCTGTTGACATATAAACTAGAATCGACCCTATATCCATATTTTGTCCACCTTTCTAATTCCGTACTACCCGCTGTATGATAAATAGATGGATAATACTCCAATGACCATCATCGTTATAAAAGGCAGAACAAAGGCCAGGAAAATAACAGCGGATTCTGTTTTATGCTGTTTAATTTTAGATAACAAGAAGCCATTCTCCTTTCACTTTATCAATCACTCAAATAATAGTATAACGAAACTTCACTTCATTACCGTCCATTTTTCTTGAACGTTTCCGTACAATTCTACCATACAGAGCGATTAATCGTGACAGGCATGGTGGATCGCCTGGTGAAGCAGTGCCATCACATGCTGATCATCAGGAGAATAAAAAATACTCGTGCCGGCTCTTCTAAACTTTACTAAGCGTAAGTTCTTCAAAAAGCGAAGCTGATGAGAAACAGTCGATTGAGAAAGATGCAGAGCATCCGCTATTTCACTTACAGCACATTCCCGATCTGCCAACAAGTTTAATATCCGAATCCTCGTTGGATCTCCCAAAGCTTTAAAAGTTTGCGAAACAATAAAAAGTGTTTCTTCATCTAGATCCAATTGTTCTTTTGCCACATCCTGCCCATGATTATCCAAAACGATCCCCTCTCCCTCATTACATGAACATACATTCATATACCATTCTGTTGCCATTGTATGAAAGACCTTTCACTATTGTCAACTTAGATGAGGAAGCCTGTCACGATTCCTTCACACAAAATGTAGAACCCGCCTTGAGTTAATGGGAAATCCTTTTTACAATAGAGTAAGAAGAAAAAGTAAAGGCTTTCTTATCGTTAGATAGGATGCAAGAAGATGATATGGTATGATGAAAACGGTCAACATTTACTGTCAGGCATTATGATCATAGATGGAGGTGTTCCTAATGTGGGAACAATTATCGAGCACATTTTCGTTTAGTGCTTTATGGAGTCCTGGAATTATGGTAGCTGCAATCGTTATTGCTGGATTCTACTTACTTCTAACAGGACCTTGGAAAAATAGCTTTAAAGACTCGGCACCGATTCCCCTTTACAAAAAGATCTTTTTCTTAATCGGGGTTTTCTTATTTTATCTCGGACTTGGCGGTCCACTATCACTTATGGGGCATTTATTACTCAGCATCCATATGACTGAGATGGCGCTCGTATATTTAGTCGCTCCACCACTCATGATAGTAGGCACCCCAGCATGGTTGCTACGTCCACTGCTAAATATCAAAGTGATTCGTAAAATCTTTAAATTTTTCACATTCCCTATTATTTCACTGCTTTTATTTAACGGGTTATTTTCTTTCTATCATATCCCAGAAATCTTTGATTACTTAATGGTGCACTATACGGCTCAGAATTTCTATAAAGCCGCTCTAATCCTGACAGCCTTTGCTATGTGGTGGCCACTTGTTTGCCCAATACCAGAATACGATACGTTATCAGGTGTTAAAAAACTTGGATACATCTTCGCAGATGGTGTCCTACTCACACCAGCATGTGCTCTCATTATTTTCGCAACTACTCCATTATACGCTACATATACGGATCCAACGATTTGGGCAAATGCAATGGGATATTGCGTACCAACCGGCACGACCGTTTCACCTGAACTATTTGACCAATTCAAACCACTAGGCATCATGGAAGACCAACAGCTAGGCGGCATCATCATGAAAATCATCCAAGAACTCTCATACGGCACCGCACTAGGCTACATCTTCTTCCAATGGGCAAGAAGAGAACGAGAAAAAGACGCCGAAGAACTACAATCACCAGAATTCCGAATCAGTGAGATTTAATACGAAAAGCGGAGCGGGCCCGCCTAAATCCGCAGGATGTTGGAGCCCATGAGATTGAGACGCTCTTTGTCTCATTCGATTGGGCGAAACAGCCGGAGGATTTGGCCCGCGCAGCTAGACACCGAAAAGCGGAGACGAGCGTTTAGAAACGGAGATATTGGAGCTCTTGAACTAGAACACGCTCTTTGTGTTCTGGTGAAAGAGTGAAATATCGCAGTTTCTGCGAGTCGTAGCTAGACACCGAAAAGCGGAAGTGGGCGGTTAGACACGGCAGGCACTGGAGCCTTTTCATTTGAACACGGTCTTTGTGTTCGGATGAAAAGGTGAAGTGACCGAGTGTCTGCCCACTGTAGCTAGACACCGAAAACCAGAACCCCCCGTTCAAAAAAGCCATGAAGCACTTTGCTTCATGGCTTTTGTTATTGCATACCCTTCCGTCTTAACAATTGTCGTAATCCGCCCCCAATTACTACCCCAATAACAATACCTATAATAGCAACAAAGGTCGGTGGAATAACAAAAGGCTCTGTTCTTAAATTCGATACAATCACAGCCACCGTAGAAAAATACGCTCCACATACAAAGGGTAAAGACAGG contains:
- a CDS encoding ArsR/SmtB family transcription factor — encoded protein: MDNHGQDVAKEQLDLDEETLFIVSQTFKALGDPTRIRILNLLADRECAVSEIADALHLSQSTVSHQLRFLKNLRLVKFRRAGTSIFYSPDDQHVMALLHQAIHHACHD
- the ctaG gene encoding cytochrome c oxidase assembly factor CtaG codes for the protein MWEQLSSTFSFSALWSPGIMVAAIVIAGFYLLLTGPWKNSFKDSAPIPLYKKIFFLIGVFLFYLGLGGPLSLMGHLLLSIHMTEMALVYLVAPPLMIVGTPAWLLRPLLNIKVIRKIFKFFTFPIISLLLFNGLFSFYHIPEIFDYLMVHYTAQNFYKAALILTAFAMWWPLVCPIPEYDTLSGVKKLGYIFADGVLLTPACALIIFATTPLYATYTDPTIWANAMGYCVPTGTTVSPELFDQFKPLGIMEDQQLGGIIMKIIQELSYGTALGYIFFQWARREREKDAEELQSPEFRISEI